The DNA window TGGCGAGATGCCCCCTGGCGAAGCTCATGTTCCGGACGAACAGGTCCAGATCCTCGAACGCTGGATTGCTCAGGGCGCCAAGACGCTGCGTCCCGAACCGGAGAATCTCGGCCCTGGTATCCCGATTACTCTTGAAGAACGCAGCTACTGGGCCTTTCAGCCGATTGAGCGCCGTTCTGTGCCCGAGTTTCCGGCAGCCGAGCGAATTCGAACCCCCGTCGATGCTCTGTTGCGATCCGCGATGCCGGAGGGACTGCAATTCTCCCCCGAGGCCAGCCGCAGCACTCTCATCAAGCGCGTCTACTTCGATCTGACGGGCCTTCCGCCGACTGGGGAAGAATTCGATCGCTGGATGAATCTGAAGGATGAGAACTGGTACGAGCATCTGGTCGATACCGTGCTGGAGTCCCCGCATTACGGCGAACGCTGGGCTCGACACTGGCTGGATGTCGCCGGGTATGCCGACTCGGAAGGAAACACAGTCAAAGATGAGGAACGTCCGTGGGCGTGGAAGTACCGTGATTACATCATTCGCTCGCTGAATGCCGACAAACCGGTTGATGAGTTCATTATCGAACAACTCGCCGGCGACGAACTGGCCGGGCCGATTCAAGGCGATCTGACTGCAGAACAGATTGAACTTCTGACCGCGACCGGATTTCTACGAATGGCCGCTGATGGGACGGGCTCGGGAGACAACTCCGCTGAAGCCCGCAACAAAGTCGTCTCCGACACAATCAAGATCGTGAGTTCTTCCCTGCTTGGAATGAGCGTGGCGTGTGCTCAGTGTCACGACCATCGATACGATCCGATCTCGCAGATCGATTACTTTGCGATGCGTGCGGTCTTCGAGCCGGCTCTCGACTGGCAGAAATGGCAGACTCCCCCCCAGCGCCGGGTTTCGCTCTACACTGCGGCCGACCGAGAGAAAGCAGCCGAAGTGGAAGAGGAAGCGAGGAAGCTGGCCGAGGAGCGAGCCGCCAGACAGAAGGAGTACATGGAGCAGGCTCTTCAGAAAGAGCTTGAGAAGTACGAGGAACCGTTGCGGGGCCAGTTGCGAGCCGCTTACGAGACTCCTGACAAAGAGCGGACTCCGGAACAGACTCAGCTGCTCGACAAGAATCCCAGCGTGAAGATTACGCCGGGCGTGCTTTATCAGTATCTGCCGGACGCAGCCGAAGACCTTAAGAACTACGACAAGAAGATCGCCGAGATTCGGGCAAAGAAACCCAAAGAGGAGTTCATCCGCGTCCTCCGGGAAACACCGGGACATGCTCCACTGGCGCGGCTGTTTCATCGCGGAGATCATCAGCAGCCCAGGCAGCCCGTCGAACCGGCGGCGCTGACGATCGCGGTCCCCGACGCCGGCGGTGTCCAGTTTCCTGTCAATGATGAATCCATCCCCACGACCGGTCGTCGACTCGCCTACGCGAAATGGCTGACCAGTCCCGGGAATCCGCTCACACCCCGCGTGCTGGTCAATCGGGTCTGGATGCATCATTTCGGAACCGGTCTGGTGTCCACTCCGGGAGATTTCGGGAAGCTTGGCGATTCGCCGACGCATCCGGAACTGCTGGACTGGCTCGCTTCGGAGTTCACGGGAAGCGGCTGGAGTCTGAAGAAGCTGCATCGCCTCATTTTGACGTCGACAGCCTGGCGACAGACTTCTTATCCCGATTCACAGATGAGCCAGATCGATCCCGAGAACCGCTTCTACTGGCGGAAGTCGCTGCAGCGTCTGGAAGCCGAGGTTTTACGGGATCGCATGTTGACCGCATCCGGCTCCCTGGACAGAGCACTGTTCGGACCGCCGGCCGAGATCAAGGAAGACGAGACGGGGCAGATCATCGTCGATGGTCCCCAGAAGCGACGGAGTCTTTACATCGAAGTTCGTCGCACGCAGCCGGTGGCTATGCTTCAGATGTTCGATGCTCCCGTGATGGACATCAACTGCGAGCGACGTCCCGTCTCTACAGTGGCGACCCAGTCGCTGATGCTCATGAATGGCGAGTTCACTCTCGCTCAGGCGGAACTGCTGGCCGAACGAGTCACCACAACCGCCAGACCGGTGGAGTCCGCGATCGCCAACACGTTACCCGTTTTGCCTGAGCCGGCCCAGGAGCCATGGGGCTTCGGCTACGGTCAGTTCGATGAAACAACCGGGCGAACGCGTGAATTCACTCCGCTGCCGCACTGGACCGGAACCGAATGGCAGGGCAGCGAGAAGCGTCCCGATCCACAGATCGGCTGGGTGTTCCTCACCAAAACAGGAGGGCATCCCGGCAACCCGAAATTCGGCGCGATCCGACGTCTGCGGATCCCGGATCACGGCGTGCTGTCGATCGCCGGAAAGCTTTCACATGCCAGCGAGAATGGCGACGGTGTTCGGGGCCGGATCGTTTCTTCACGAACTGGGCTGCTCGGCGAATGGCAGATCAAACATGGCAATCTGACAACCAGCGTGGACTCAGCCAGCGTCCAACGCGGCGACACGATCGATTTCATTACGGATTGTCTGAAGGACGAGAACTCCGACTCATTCAGCT is part of the Rubinisphaera margarita genome and encodes:
- a CDS encoding PSD1 and planctomycete cytochrome C domain-containing protein; this translates as MIARPAIFAFVLLLTFPGLTATSPAEESHHSDLRFERDIQPIFREFCFDCHGATEELDGSLDLRLVRFLTRGGDSGPVIEPGDPDASYLLDRVRNGEMPPGEAHVPDEQVQILERWIAQGAKTLRPEPENLGPGIPITLEERSYWAFQPIERRSVPEFPAAERIRTPVDALLRSAMPEGLQFSPEASRSTLIKRVYFDLTGLPPTGEEFDRWMNLKDENWYEHLVDTVLESPHYGERWARHWLDVAGYADSEGNTVKDEERPWAWKYRDYIIRSLNADKPVDEFIIEQLAGDELAGPIQGDLTAEQIELLTATGFLRMAADGTGSGDNSAEARNKVVSDTIKIVSSSLLGMSVACAQCHDHRYDPISQIDYFAMRAVFEPALDWQKWQTPPQRRVSLYTAADREKAAEVEEEARKLAEERAARQKEYMEQALQKELEKYEEPLRGQLRAAYETPDKERTPEQTQLLDKNPSVKITPGVLYQYLPDAAEDLKNYDKKIAEIRAKKPKEEFIRVLRETPGHAPLARLFHRGDHQQPRQPVEPAALTIAVPDAGGVQFPVNDESIPTTGRRLAYAKWLTSPGNPLTPRVLVNRVWMHHFGTGLVSTPGDFGKLGDSPTHPELLDWLASEFTGSGWSLKKLHRLILTSTAWRQTSYPDSQMSQIDPENRFYWRKSLQRLEAEVLRDRMLTASGSLDRALFGPPAEIKEDETGQIIVDGPQKRRSLYIEVRRTQPVAMLQMFDAPVMDINCERRPVSTVATQSLMLMNGEFTLAQAELLAERVTTTARPVESAIANTLPVLPEPAQEPWGFGYGQFDETTGRTREFTPLPHWTGTEWQGSEKRPDPQIGWVFLTKTGGHPGNPKFGAIRRLRIPDHGVLSIAGKLSHASENGDGVRGRIVSSRTGLLGEWQIKHGNLTTSVDSASVQRGDTIDFITDCLKDENSDSFSWTVTATLKHDDGETVFDSERNFHGPVPSDSYDELPARILAAWELAYLRKPTAEERELAMTFVAHQLEELHRNRSGVADGKTPSQQVLINFCQTLLNSNEFLYVD